A region of Candidatus Thermoplasmatota archaeon DNA encodes the following proteins:
- the cgi121 gene encoding KEOPS complex subunit Cgi121 — translation MNIKVIGCRDKIKYREELIKKIKYFGKENKIACQIMDAEMIYSKEHVVSAVEHAVRAFKNKTNSCNTLDMEILLYASGKRQIKDAIDVMGIKDGEKFVFVSAGKTGIADYNGEVKGIEDFIKNLGVEIDNTVINGNDEFLKKFGIGKKELETVDKSMYGDLILEKVAMVDVIK, via the coding sequence ATGAATATTAAAGTTATTGGATGCAGAGACAAAATAAAATACAGGGAAGAACTCATAAAAAAAATAAAATACTTTGGAAAGGAAAACAAAATAGCATGCCAGATAATGGATGCGGAAATGATATACAGTAAGGAGCATGTCGTCTCTGCTGTTGAGCATGCGGTCAGGGCTTTCAAAAATAAAACAAATTCATGCAACACGCTTGATATGGAAATTTTGCTATATGCTTCAGGGAAAAGGCAGATAAAAGATGCTATTGATGTCATGGGCATAAAAGATGGAGAGAAATTCGTTTTTGTATCTGCCGGGAAAACAGGGATTGCAGATTATAACGGAGAGGTAAAAGGCATTGAGGATTTCATAAAAAATCTTGGGGTGGAAATTGATAACACTGTTATAAATGGCAATGATGAATTTCTCAAAAAATTTGGAATAGGCAAGAAAGAACTGGAAACAGTCGATAAATCTATGTATGGCGACCTGATTCTCGAAAAAGTGGCAATGGTAGACGTCATAAAATAG